Proteins found in one Vagococcus carniphilus genomic segment:
- the mfd gene encoding transcription-repair coupling factor produces MYLNKGLVKRMNEASKIKDWHEHLEKETSQLITGLSGSAKTLAISTLLARKKKILIVTPNLYYASKLMDDLQHIIEEKYLNFFPVDEVTAVEMSFSSPEALSERINALNFLASSKPGILVTPVAGLRRFLPHPKLWKEQTILLKKLGTLDIGTLSEKLVLHGYERQQMIGKPGEFSMRGSIIDIYPLTSDYPVRIDLFDDEIESLRLFDAETQRSIEEIEEILIPPAIDTPVTKEQLVAGSSVFQELMDTKLSLMKPTEEKERMMAYKEQIVSEWSQGHPTEEVKMYGDLLYPDKCYLTDYLKPSDLIVMDDYSRMVESERELLREEAEWITSKLEEGVFFEEHDLGGDLRGILKESKQAKTYFSLFQKGMGNLRFSHIHPFEYRTMQQFFGQMPLLKTEMDRWKKQKQSVVVLAENEERTQKIEELLMDFDIQAVVNNSGKILSGEIQIQTNTLLSGFELPEEKLVVLVEKEILHTQTKKRARKQTISNAERLKSYNELKPGDYVVHANHGIGKYIGMETLLSGGVHQDYMTILYKNNDKLFIPVTQLDLIQKYVASESKTPRVNKLGGTEWTKTKSKVSARVEDIADDLIKLYAEREAEKGYAFAPDDDYQMEFEGNFPYSETDDQLRSIQEIKQDMEKERPMDRLLVGDVGYGKTEVAIRAAFKAVRDGKQVAFLVPTTILAQQHYETMRDRFANFPVNVGLMSRFRTKKQQAETTEQLKKGQVDIVVGTHRILSQDVEFMDLGLLIVDEEQRFGVKHKERLKQLKSQVDVLTLTATPIPRTLHMSMLGVRDLSVIETPPANRYPVQTYVMEKNPGAIREACEREIARGGQLFYLYNRVDTIEQKVDELRALVPDARISYAHGQMTEVQLENVLMEFINGDYDILVTTTIIETGVDIPNVNTLFVENADYMGLSQLYQLRGRVGRSNRVAYAYFMYEPQKVLNEVSEKRLQAIKDFTELGSGFKIAMRDLSIRGAGNLLGAQQHGFIDSVGFDMYTQMLTEAVNRKQGKKSQDLKTITEIDLGIDAYIPSDYIEDERQKIEIYKRIRQMDSQEVFDELEADLLDRFGEYPDEVANLLTVGLIKMNSDFALVEKIQKQDLKIKVLLSKEGTNAYTIEQIFKALAETTLKAELSSDEQLTVTLKLNKQINEAVWLQEISQFVAALREQKYVKKDQKDS; encoded by the coding sequence ATGTATTTGAATAAGGGATTAGTCAAACGCATGAACGAGGCTTCCAAAATAAAGGATTGGCATGAACATTTAGAAAAAGAAACCTCTCAGTTAATCACCGGGTTATCTGGTTCTGCTAAGACTTTGGCAATATCGACACTTTTGGCTAGGAAAAAGAAAATACTTATTGTAACTCCGAATCTTTATTATGCATCCAAATTGATGGATGATTTACAGCATATAATAGAAGAAAAGTATTTAAATTTCTTTCCAGTAGATGAAGTAACAGCCGTAGAGATGTCTTTTTCATCTCCAGAAGCTTTATCAGAACGGATTAACGCACTTAATTTTTTAGCAAGTTCTAAACCAGGTATCTTAGTGACCCCAGTCGCAGGTTTGCGTCGTTTTTTACCACATCCTAAATTGTGGAAAGAACAAACGATATTACTCAAAAAATTGGGAACACTAGATATCGGAACCCTTTCAGAAAAACTAGTTTTACATGGTTATGAAAGACAACAAATGATTGGTAAACCTGGAGAATTTAGTATGAGGGGAAGTATTATTGATATTTACCCTTTAACGAGTGATTATCCAGTCAGAATTGATTTGTTTGATGATGAAATTGAATCTCTTCGTTTATTTGACGCAGAAACACAGCGCTCAATTGAAGAAATTGAGGAAATTCTAATTCCACCAGCTATTGATACGCCAGTGACCAAAGAACAACTAGTTGCAGGTAGTTCAGTATTTCAAGAGTTGATGGATACAAAATTATCTTTAATGAAACCAACTGAAGAAAAAGAACGAATGATGGCTTACAAGGAACAGATTGTTAGTGAGTGGAGCCAAGGTCATCCAACAGAAGAAGTCAAAATGTACGGTGATTTACTTTATCCAGATAAATGTTACTTAACAGACTATTTAAAACCATCTGATCTGATTGTTATGGATGACTATAGTCGTATGGTAGAAAGTGAGCGAGAGTTACTAAGAGAAGAAGCAGAGTGGATTACTTCTAAGTTAGAAGAAGGCGTATTCTTTGAGGAACATGACTTAGGTGGCGACTTACGAGGTATTTTAAAAGAAAGTAAACAAGCTAAAACTTATTTTTCTTTATTTCAAAAGGGAATGGGAAATTTACGTTTTTCTCATATCCATCCATTTGAATACCGCACCATGCAACAGTTTTTTGGACAAATGCCACTTCTAAAAACAGAAATGGATCGTTGGAAGAAACAAAAACAAAGTGTGGTTGTTCTAGCAGAAAATGAAGAACGAACACAAAAAATAGAAGAACTATTGATGGATTTTGACATTCAAGCAGTAGTCAATAATAGTGGGAAGATTCTCTCAGGAGAAATCCAAATTCAAACAAATACACTTCTTTCAGGGTTTGAATTACCAGAAGAGAAATTAGTTGTTCTGGTAGAAAAAGAAATTTTACATACGCAAACAAAAAAGCGTGCAAGAAAACAAACTATTTCTAATGCGGAACGTTTAAAAAGTTACAATGAATTAAAACCAGGAGATTACGTGGTTCATGCGAATCACGGGATTGGTAAGTATATTGGAATGGAAACGTTATTAAGCGGTGGCGTCCATCAAGATTATATGACGATTCTTTATAAAAATAATGATAAATTATTTATTCCTGTAACTCAGCTTGATTTAATTCAAAAATATGTTGCTTCTGAATCGAAAACACCAAGAGTTAATAAACTTGGTGGAACTGAGTGGACGAAGACTAAAAGCAAAGTCTCAGCTCGCGTGGAAGATATCGCTGACGATTTGATTAAATTATACGCAGAACGAGAAGCTGAAAAAGGCTATGCTTTTGCCCCAGATGATGATTATCAAATGGAATTTGAAGGGAACTTTCCTTACTCAGAAACAGATGACCAATTAAGAAGTATTCAAGAAATCAAACAAGATATGGAAAAAGAACGACCAATGGACCGCTTATTAGTGGGAGATGTGGGATATGGTAAGACAGAAGTTGCTATCAGGGCGGCTTTTAAAGCTGTTAGAGATGGTAAACAAGTAGCCTTTTTAGTTCCGACTACAATCTTAGCACAGCAACATTATGAAACAATGCGTGATCGTTTTGCTAATTTTCCTGTGAATGTTGGCTTGATGAGTCGTTTTAGAACGAAAAAACAACAAGCTGAAACAACGGAACAATTGAAAAAAGGCCAGGTTGATATCGTTGTCGGGACTCACCGAATCTTATCTCAAGATGTAGAGTTTATGGATTTAGGATTATTAATCGTCGATGAGGAACAACGTTTTGGTGTTAAACACAAAGAGAGACTTAAACAATTGAAATCTCAAGTAGATGTTTTAACGTTAACAGCAACACCGATTCCAAGAACACTTCATATGTCCATGTTAGGCGTTCGTGATTTATCAGTTATTGAAACACCGCCTGCTAACCGTTATCCAGTCCAAACTTATGTCATGGAAAAAAATCCAGGTGCGATTAGGGAAGCGTGCGAGAGAGAAATTGCTCGTGGTGGTCAATTGTTTTATCTTTATAACCGAGTAGATACGATTGAGCAAAAAGTGGATGAACTAAGAGCGCTTGTTCCTGATGCTAGAATTAGTTATGCTCATGGACAAATGACAGAAGTGCAGCTGGAAAATGTTTTAATGGAATTTATTAATGGAGACTACGATATCTTAGTAACTACAACAATTATTGAAACAGGGGTAGATATCCCAAATGTTAATACATTATTTGTCGAAAATGCTGATTACATGGGCTTATCTCAATTGTATCAATTAAGAGGACGAGTTGGTCGTAGTAACCGAGTGGCTTATGCTTATTTCATGTATGAACCACAAAAAGTATTAAATGAGGTTAGTGAGAAAAGACTTCAGGCTATTAAAGATTTTACTGAATTAGGTTCTGGTTTTAAAATTGCGATGCGAGATTTATCAATTCGTGGGGCAGGGAACTTACTAGGAGCTCAGCAACATGGCTTCATCGATTCAGTTGGTTTTGATATGTATACGCAAATGTTAACAGAGGCTGTGAACCGCAAACAAGGTAAGAAATCACAAGATCTTAAAACAATCACAGAGATTGATTTGGGCATCGATGCTTATATTCCTTCTGATTATATTGAAGATGAACGTCAAAAAATTGAAATTTATAAGCGAATCCGTCAAATGGATAGCCAAGAAGTATTTGATGAATTGGAAGCAGATTTACTCGATCGTTTTGGTGAATATCCAGATGAAGTAGCTAATCTACTGACTGTTGGTTTAATCAAAATGAACAGTGATTTTGCCTTAGTTGAAAAAATTCAAAAACAAGATTTGAAAATTAAAGTGTTATTATCAAAAGAAGGCACCAATGCTTATACCATTGAACAAATATTTAAAGCATTGGCAGAAACAACGCTTAAAGCAGAACTCAGCTCAGATGAGCAGCTAACAGTGACTCTTAAATTGAATAAACAAATCAACGAAGCAGTCTGGTTGCAGGAAATATCTCAATTTGTTGCAGCATTACGAGAGCAAAAATACGTAAAAAAAGACCAGAAAGATAGCTAG
- a CDS encoding aminoglycoside phosphotransferase family protein — MDLNYLMKQNNWQKVIPIEKGWSADEKYQVITKEGESLLLRISDKSNWKEKQEEFQRIQLFNQLPDLMSRVIKLEEIPDTDNIYMLLSYLEGNDLESVLPLLTEENQYDLGIEAGKILKEFHQIDIEVDEAMILKKLQDKKIHQLNRFLNSQYASLPQVEILEKYVRENSYQILQQSVSLQHGDFHAGNLIYTNNKKVGVIDFNRSDIGDPYEEFYKLQMFGKESSLLFVKGIIMGYFENDVPESFWRMQKFYVLHTSLFSITWAENFFKEDVEKMIERMYQNLADYDDGRRLIPKWWE, encoded by the coding sequence ATGGATTTAAATTATTTAATGAAACAAAATAATTGGCAAAAAGTTATACCTATAGAAAAAGGCTGGTCAGCTGATGAGAAGTATCAAGTGATAACTAAAGAAGGAGAATCTCTTTTATTACGAATTTCTGATAAAAGTAATTGGAAAGAAAAGCAAGAAGAGTTTCAGCGAATACAGCTATTCAATCAATTACCCGATTTGATGTCCCGGGTTATCAAATTAGAAGAAATACCTGATACGGATAACATTTATATGCTACTTAGTTATCTTGAAGGAAATGATTTAGAAAGTGTACTGCCGCTATTAACAGAAGAGAATCAATATGATTTAGGAATAGAAGCGGGGAAGATTTTGAAGGAGTTTCATCAGATTGACATTGAGGTAGATGAAGCAATGATTTTAAAAAAATTACAAGATAAAAAAATACATCAATTAAACCGTTTTTTAAATAGCCAATATGCCAGTTTGCCTCAAGTCGAGATATTAGAAAAATATGTTAGAGAAAATAGTTATCAAATTTTACAACAATCGGTTTCCCTGCAGCATGGTGACTTTCACGCTGGAAATTTAATCTATACAAATAATAAAAAAGTCGGGGTAATTGATTTTAATCGAAGTGACATAGGAGATCCTTACGAAGAATTTTATAAGTTGCAAATGTTTGGAAAAGAGAGCAGTTTGCTATTTGTTAAAGGAATTATAATGGGCTATTTTGAGAATGACGTTCCAGAGAGTTTTTGGCGTATGCAAAAATTCTATGTGCTCCATACGAGTTTATTTTCCATAACCTGGGCAGAAAATTTCTTTAAAGAAGACGTCGAGAAGATGATTGAGAGAATGTACCAAAATTTAGCTGATTATGATGATGGTAGAAGATTAATTCCTAAGTGGTGGGAATAA
- a CDS encoding polysaccharide deacetylase family protein, whose product MKKHLKYIIAFLILEIAVVSVAVWKTQASLATPTTTDSSVQQKSSASESKKEETTLAESTQSSQVEESSEKEPPKEVEAVNENSIALTFDDGPKRETTSQLLDILAQRNIKASFFILGQNISGNEDLLKRMKDEGHVIGSHSMYHYNLSQMDMTALKKDFNDMDDKIKAVFKEPFHYIRPPYGAANKQVAEVAKRPLVQWSVDSKDWSSKNTQSIINQVTQNTTPGAIILMHDIYAETINAVPAIIDNLTQQGYNFVTVDALLNHPTENLNYYSMNDNRPAN is encoded by the coding sequence ATGAAAAAACACCTCAAGTATATTATTGCCTTTTTGATTCTTGAAATCGCAGTCGTTAGTGTAGCTGTTTGGAAAACTCAAGCAAGTTTAGCAACACCAACAACTACCGACTCTTCTGTCCAACAAAAGAGCTCAGCCTCTGAATCAAAAAAAGAAGAGACCACTTTAGCTGAGTCGACTCAAAGTAGCCAAGTCGAAGAATCATCCGAAAAAGAACCTCCAAAAGAAGTTGAAGCAGTCAATGAAAATTCAATTGCGCTGACTTTTGATGATGGTCCTAAAAGAGAAACAACTAGTCAACTACTGGACATCCTAGCTCAAAGAAATATTAAAGCAAGCTTCTTTATTCTTGGACAAAACATCTCAGGAAATGAAGATCTTTTAAAACGAATGAAAGATGAAGGTCATGTCATTGGAAGTCATTCTATGTATCACTATAATCTAAGTCAGATGGATATGACTGCTCTTAAAAAAGATTTTAATGACATGGATGATAAAATTAAAGCTGTCTTTAAAGAACCTTTCCACTACATTCGTCCACCATATGGTGCTGCCAATAAGCAAGTTGCTGAAGTAGCCAAAAGACCTCTTGTTCAATGGTCTGTAGATTCAAAAGATTGGTCAAGCAAAAATACCCAATCTATTATCAATCAAGTCACTCAAAATACAACACCTGGAGCGATTATCTTAATGCATGATATTTATGCAGAAACAATTAATGCAGTTCCAGCTATTATTGATAATTTAACTCAACAAGGATACAATTTTGTAACAGTTGATGCCCTACTAAATCATCCAACAGAGAACTTAAATTACTATAGTATGAACGATAACCGTCCAGCAAATTAA
- the pth gene encoding aminoacyl-tRNA hydrolase — translation MKLIVGLGNPGSKYRATKHNIGFITLDEIAYQEKVEFNKHQFEADIAEFFLNGEKIILAKPQTFMNESGRSVGPLMTYYNVADEDLIVIYDDLDLPIGRIRLREKGSAGGHNGIKSLIAHLGTKEFNRIKVGIDRPKSSQEVVSYVLSTFPKNTHEDMLQSVKLAAEASLYWAEGHDFVNTMNQFNSKK, via the coding sequence ATGAAATTAATCGTTGGCTTAGGTAATCCTGGTAGTAAATATCGAGCAACAAAACACAATATTGGTTTTATCACATTAGATGAAATTGCGTATCAAGAAAAAGTAGAGTTTAATAAACATCAGTTTGAAGCAGATATTGCTGAGTTTTTCTTGAACGGCGAAAAAATAATTTTAGCAAAACCACAAACTTTCATGAATGAGTCAGGTAGATCAGTTGGTCCATTAATGACTTACTATAATGTAGCAGATGAAGATTTGATTGTTATCTATGACGACTTAGACTTACCGATTGGTCGTATTCGCTTACGTGAAAAAGGAAGTGCAGGGGGGCATAACGGCATTAAGAGTTTGATTGCTCATTTAGGAACAAAAGAGTTCAACCGAATTAAAGTAGGAATTGATCGACCAAAGAGCAGTCAAGAAGTAGTGTCATATGTCTTAAGTACTTTTCCAAAAAATACTCATGAGGATATGCTTCAATCAGTAAAATTAGCAGCAGAAGCGTCACTTTACTGGGCAGAAGGTCATGATTTTGTGAATACAATGAATCAATTTAATTCCAAAAAATAA
- a CDS encoding L,D-transpeptidase family protein: MTKKKWLLIPLVLVLILVSFYCYQAIQFQNKFLDKTMIGNTDVSKLTKEEAKTKLNELVDAEVYRVLDNGEVFKEIPKKELGMEYDIDKTVNNAMSKQNSWLWFMSYIQAPEKEDLEAKGINKESLNKIMDSVNKELEAFNKNRKQTKNASVEQKDGKFQIIPEVQGDSIDTKKFISAAAKSIEKGESDIELTKFIEKPTILATDDNLKKELDNINKVAEINASYSINGQEVKIPKDKMASWVIFEDGKLNLKQDEVKKYVEELGATYNTSTNPSKFKSTKRGEVSVPAGALSWTIATDTEVAQLTEQILKGEDFSGRVPAFQGSGTPASSLIGNSYIEVDLQNQHMWYYKDGQVALETPVITGKPSTPTPPGVFYVWNKKRNEILRGEDYASPVDYWMPIDWTGVGIHDSPWQNDGAYGGNSFQTVGSHGCINTPPSVCAKLFDMIEVGVPVVVF, encoded by the coding sequence ATGACTAAGAAAAAATGGCTTCTAATACCTCTTGTATTAGTCCTGATATTGGTAAGTTTCTATTGTTACCAAGCCATTCAGTTTCAAAATAAATTTCTCGATAAAACAATGATTGGTAATACAGACGTTAGTAAGTTAACCAAAGAGGAAGCAAAAACAAAATTGAATGAATTAGTTGATGCAGAAGTCTATCGTGTACTTGATAATGGAGAAGTCTTTAAGGAAATTCCTAAAAAAGAATTAGGAATGGAATATGATATTGATAAAACTGTCAACAATGCTATGTCAAAACAAAATTCATGGTTGTGGTTCATGTCATATATTCAAGCACCTGAAAAAGAAGACCTTGAAGCTAAAGGAATTAACAAAGAATCTCTTAATAAAATAATGGATTCTGTTAATAAAGAATTAGAGGCTTTCAATAAAAATCGCAAGCAAACTAAAAATGCTTCTGTGGAACAAAAAGATGGTAAATTCCAAATTATCCCTGAAGTTCAGGGAGATTCAATAGATACAAAAAAATTTATCTCAGCCGCAGCTAAAAGTATTGAAAAAGGTGAATCAGACATTGAGTTAACCAAATTCATCGAAAAACCAACGATTCTTGCGACAGATGACAATCTGAAAAAAGAGTTAGATAACATTAATAAAGTAGCTGAAATTAATGCCTCATACTCTATTAATGGCCAAGAAGTTAAAATTCCAAAAGATAAAATGGCTTCATGGGTTATTTTCGAAGATGGTAAATTAAACTTAAAACAAGATGAAGTTAAAAAATATGTTGAAGAGCTTGGAGCAACTTATAACACAAGTACGAATCCTTCTAAATTCAAAAGTACAAAACGAGGCGAAGTTTCAGTGCCTGCTGGTGCTTTAAGTTGGACAATTGCGACAGATACAGAAGTCGCTCAATTAACTGAACAAATTCTAAAAGGCGAAGACTTTAGTGGTCGTGTTCCTGCTTTCCAAGGAAGTGGTACACCAGCTTCTTCTTTAATTGGTAATTCATATATTGAAGTTGATTTACAAAACCAACATATGTGGTACTACAAAGATGGTCAAGTCGCATTAGAAACACCAGTTATTACTGGTAAACCAAGTACACCTACTCCACCTGGAGTTTTCTATGTATGGAATAAGAAACGAAATGAAATTTTACGTGGTGAAGATTATGCAAGTCCAGTTGATTACTGGATGCCAATCGATTGGACAGGTGTTGGAATTCACGATTCACCTTGGCAAAATGATGGTGCATATGGCGGTAATTCTTTCCAAACAGTTGGATCTCATGGTTGTATCAACACACCACCTTCAGTTTGTGCTAAATTATTTGATATGATTGAAGTCGGAGTTCCGGTTGTTGTCTTTTAA
- a CDS encoding YxeA family protein, producing the protein MKKVILGFAILGVLVIGTPIIGSMVTKGQKQTDNNDLPQQFDRLNILIKKEPSYVVTNSKEAVKQEPGGYMYHQSAISESGEKYDLSYYAGDKLKENAILKLDTKGRFVETWEEVQKDDVPTNVLEKLMN; encoded by the coding sequence ATGAAAAAAGTAATTTTAGGATTTGCAATTCTGGGTGTATTGGTAATAGGAACACCGATTATAGGATCAATGGTAACCAAAGGACAAAAACAAACAGATAATAATGATTTACCTCAGCAATTTGACCGATTGAATATTTTAATTAAAAAAGAACCATCTTATGTGGTAACAAATAGTAAAGAAGCAGTAAAACAAGAGCCAGGTGGTTATATGTATCATCAATCTGCTATTAGTGAAAGTGGAGAAAAATATGACTTATCTTATTATGCTGGAGATAAATTAAAAGAAAATGCTATTTTAAAATTAGATACTAAAGGACGTTTTGTAGAAACGTGGGAAGAAGTACAAAAAGATGACGTGCCAACAAACGTTTTAGAAAAATTAATGAATTAA
- a CDS encoding RNA-binding S4 domain-containing protein, whose product MRLDKFLKVSRIIKRRTVAKEIADKGRIQVNGQLAKSSTNVKIGDELKIMFGNKTLEVRVLDLKDTTKKDEAKDLYEIVSETRETSYESLD is encoded by the coding sequence ATGAGATTAGATAAATTTTTAAAAGTATCTCGTATTATTAAGAGAAGAACAGTCGCAAAAGAAATTGCAGATAAAGGTCGTATTCAAGTAAATGGTCAATTAGCAAAATCTTCTACTAATGTGAAGATTGGTGATGAATTAAAGATAATGTTTGGTAATAAGACATTAGAAGTTCGTGTTTTAGACTTAAAAGACACAACAAAAAAAGATGAAGCGAAAGATTTGTATGAAATTGTTAGTGAAACAAGAGAAACAAGTTACGAAAGTTTAGATTAG
- a CDS encoding L-lactate dehydrogenase, producing the protein MAYQNSNHQKIIVVGNGAVGSSYTFALVTQDIAQEVGIIDIDKNKAEGDAIDLSHALAFTSPKKIYAAEYSDCKDADLVVITAGAAQKPGETRLDLVNKNLKIFQGIVKSIVDSGFNGIFLVASNPVDILTYATWKFSGFPQHKVIGSGTSLDSARFRQTISELVGVDARNVHGYILGEHGDTEFPVWSHANIAGLQIYEWVKDHPEVDEEEMVNIFFKVRDAAYTIIEKKGATFYGIAVALARITKAILNDENAILPLSVYLDGHYGLNDIFIGAPAVINSNGVQNIVEIPLTDAEQEKFDYSAQKLKEVMDAAFEQLEK; encoded by the coding sequence ATGGCGTATCAAAATTCGAATCATCAAAAAATTATTGTTGTCGGTAACGGTGCTGTTGGCTCTAGTTATACTTTCGCATTAGTTACTCAAGATATTGCACAAGAAGTTGGTATCATTGATATTGATAAAAATAAAGCTGAAGGGGATGCAATTGATTTATCCCACGCATTAGCATTTACATCTCCTAAAAAAATATATGCAGCAGAATACTCAGATTGTAAAGACGCTGATTTAGTTGTTATTACAGCAGGAGCTGCTCAAAAACCTGGCGAAACACGCCTTGATTTAGTTAACAAGAACCTTAAAATTTTCCAAGGAATTGTTAAAAGTATTGTTGATTCAGGATTTAATGGTATTTTCTTAGTCGCTTCAAATCCTGTTGATATTTTAACGTACGCTACATGGAAATTCTCAGGATTTCCTCAACATAAAGTTATCGGTAGTGGAACTTCTCTTGATTCTGCTCGTTTCCGCCAAACTATCTCTGAATTAGTAGGCGTTGATGCCCGTAACGTTCATGGTTATATCTTAGGTGAGCATGGAGATACAGAATTTCCAGTGTGGTCTCATGCTAATATTGCAGGTCTTCAAATTTATGAATGGGTTAAAGATCACCCAGAAGTGGATGAAGAAGAAATGGTTAATATTTTCTTCAAAGTAAGAGATGCTGCCTACACCATTATCGAGAAAAAGGGAGCTACTTTTTACGGTATAGCTGTTGCCTTAGCTCGTATCACAAAAGCCATTTTAAATGACGAAAATGCGATTCTACCGTTATCTGTTTATTTAGATGGTCATTACGGACTAAATGATATTTTCATTGGCGCACCTGCTGTGATTAACAGTAATGGTGTTCAAAATATTGTTGAAATCCCACTAACAGATGCAGAACAAGAAAAATTTGACTATTCTGCTCAAAAATTAAAAGAAGTCATGGATGCTGCATTTGAACAATTAGAAAAATAG
- a CDS encoding putative polysaccharide biosynthesis protein, giving the protein MEDKKIETSMMRGAVVLVITSFIVKILSAVYRVPFQNLVGDEGFYVYQQIYPIYGIAMTLALSGLPVYLSKLIASKESQEEQEKVVSYFFIVVSALSLVAFVILYLGAGLISRSMGDASLSPLIKVVSFIFLLVPFLSTYRGFYQGQMEMKPTAISQLAEQGSRVIVILAAGYLFMVNEWSVYKMGALATSGALIGGACGLLVLFIYGRKHRVFVWPKKIDKPRFLFFAKRLIIEGGTLCFFSAYLVVFQLVDSFTIKQYLVFGGLDETSAKIAKGVFDRGQPIVQLGLVIAVSMTATFLPTLTRFFVTKQKEKYQQTVLSYLKVSTAIASAAAVGLALILPYMNVALFSDNSGEITLSLFMLSVFFVSMIQSYQTIYQSQSLVKYQFVAALMGLFVKIIFTPLMTYYFKTEGASLSTLFGLIICLLVMHQYLIKRENKIKLPKGFVVKLSLNLTAMGGILVMYRVVLEEMGWSNFGRGASLMIALLGVLIGFSIYLMGMIQSKLFTKTEWEMIPFGSKIIKYFY; this is encoded by the coding sequence ATGGAAGACAAGAAAATTGAAACAAGCATGATGAGAGGTGCAGTTGTTTTAGTGATTACCTCTTTTATTGTTAAGATTTTAAGCGCTGTTTACCGGGTTCCTTTTCAAAACCTTGTAGGAGACGAAGGGTTTTACGTCTATCAGCAAATTTATCCAATCTATGGGATAGCGATGACCTTAGCTCTTTCAGGATTACCTGTTTATCTATCTAAGTTGATAGCTTCAAAAGAAAGTCAAGAAGAGCAAGAAAAAGTAGTTAGTTATTTCTTTATTGTTGTTAGTGCTCTTTCTTTAGTGGCTTTTGTGATTCTCTATTTAGGTGCGGGACTTATTTCAAGGTCAATGGGAGATGCTAGTTTATCACCACTTATAAAAGTAGTTTCTTTCATTTTTTTACTAGTTCCGTTCTTATCAACTTATCGCGGGTTTTATCAAGGTCAGATGGAGATGAAACCAACAGCTATTTCTCAGCTAGCTGAACAAGGTAGTCGGGTAATTGTTATTTTGGCGGCAGGTTATTTATTTATGGTGAATGAATGGTCTGTTTATAAAATGGGAGCTTTAGCAACATCAGGTGCATTAATAGGTGGGGCTTGTGGTTTATTAGTTCTCTTTATTTATGGTAGAAAACACCGCGTTTTTGTTTGGCCTAAAAAAATAGATAAACCGCGATTTTTATTTTTTGCGAAACGTTTAATCATTGAAGGTGGAACGCTTTGTTTCTTCAGTGCTTATCTAGTTGTATTTCAATTAGTTGACTCCTTTACTATTAAGCAATATTTAGTGTTTGGTGGGTTAGATGAGACATCTGCTAAGATTGCCAAAGGTGTTTTTGATCGGGGACAGCCTATTGTTCAACTAGGATTAGTCATTGCAGTAAGTATGACAGCTACTTTTTTACCTACTTTAACAAGATTTTTTGTCACAAAGCAAAAGGAAAAATATCAGCAAACAGTTTTATCTTATTTAAAAGTATCAACAGCAATTGCAAGTGCAGCTGCTGTTGGTTTAGCTCTTATTTTACCTTACATGAATGTGGCATTGTTCAGCGATAATAGTGGTGAAATAACTCTTAGCTTATTTATGTTATCAGTATTTTTTGTTTCGATGATTCAAAGCTACCAAACGATTTACCAAAGCCAGAGTTTAGTGAAGTATCAATTTGTAGCGGCTTTAATGGGATTGTTTGTAAAAATTATATTTACCCCGCTGATGACTTATTATTTTAAAACAGAAGGTGCTAGTTTAAGTACGTTGTTTGGTTTAATTATTTGTCTGCTTGTTATGCATCAGTATTTGATTAAAAGAGAAAATAAAATAAAATTACCAAAAGGTTTTGTTGTTAAACTATCTCTTAACCTAACAGCAATGGGCGGTATCTTAGTGATGTACCGTGTTGTTTTAGAAGAGATGGGTTGGAGTAACTTTGGAAGAGGTGCTTCATTAATGATAGCTTTATTAGGCGTATTGATTGGTTTTTCTATCTATTTAATGGGTATGATTCAAAGCAAATTATTTACAAAAACTGAATGGGAAATGATTCCTTTTGGTAGTAAAATCATTAAATATTTTTATTAA